From one Pseudobdellovibrionaceae bacterium genomic stretch:
- a CDS encoding SH3 domain-containing protein: MHKLHKLAAGLTLFLATSAPAFGEITASRDSAADIYQSGLQSYQKGELTKAQGLFLEALEKSPDNKFVLYNLGLTDFQLDQRGRAVGAWRKALYVDPDFSLARQALRFAAKQMGPLNSGAMNNWEAFRSDLLSRISLNRALAFNALFLLLSGVFTIRYWARRRDSLRYETPLPAIPYFGILCILGFLGFASLGATKAYDTFQPRATVITKRLDVHSGPSLEDASLFELLEGHEVIIKQAIKDWAQVTYPGGLTGWVRTESLFHSSGRRPW, translated from the coding sequence ATGCATAAACTTCACAAACTGGCAGCTGGACTCACTCTTTTCTTAGCCACCTCCGCCCCTGCATTTGGAGAGATAACGGCCTCAAGGGATTCTGCGGCAGACATTTATCAGTCTGGCTTACAAAGCTACCAAAAAGGTGAGCTGACAAAAGCCCAGGGCCTGTTCCTCGAAGCCTTGGAAAAGTCCCCTGATAACAAATTTGTTTTATACAACCTGGGACTCACCGACTTTCAGCTCGATCAAAGAGGCCGGGCTGTTGGCGCCTGGCGCAAGGCATTATACGTTGATCCTGATTTTTCCCTGGCTCGTCAGGCCTTGCGGTTCGCCGCAAAGCAAATGGGTCCCCTTAATTCGGGAGCCATGAACAATTGGGAAGCCTTCCGCTCAGACCTTTTGTCGCGAATTTCTCTAAACCGGGCGCTGGCTTTTAACGCCCTATTTCTTCTTTTAAGCGGAGTGTTCACCATTCGCTACTGGGCGCGAAGACGGGATTCACTTCGCTACGAAACCCCGCTGCCGGCAATTCCCTATTTTGGCATCCTCTGTATCTTAGGTTTTTTGGGATTCGCCTCCCTGGGAGCCACTAAGGCCTATGACACTTTTCAGCCCCGGGCGACGGTGATAACTAAGCGGCTAGATGTACACTCGGGGCCAAGTCTAGAAGATGCAAGTCTGTTTGAACTGCTCGAGGGTCATGAGGTTATAATCAAACAAGCGATTAAGGATTGGGCGCAGGTCACCTACCCTGGTGGATTGACCGGTTGGGTACGAACTGAATCCCTCTTCCACTCTTCGGGGCGCAGACCATGGTAA